From the Halalkalicoccus sp. CGA53 genome, one window contains:
- a CDS encoding helix-turn-helix domain-containing protein — translation MATIAEFTLPVDGFVLDETIQEGSIAEIEVERVAAHGSDYVMSYSWLTAEDFDRMNRLLEADSSIDSFELLSTTDSDTRLYRMGWGERIELLIQIMTERNSAILSAVASEGEWHFRVLFPEREALSRVAESAEELDAHLEVITTYSMDDEHEGRFGLSDSQYELLELATERGYYDVPREVTLEELAEEFESTHQSLSERLRRAEKTLNVNTVLLGEFE, via the coding sequence ATGGCGACTATCGCGGAGTTCACGCTCCCGGTTGATGGGTTCGTACTGGACGAGACGATTCAGGAGGGATCAATCGCGGAGATCGAGGTCGAGCGCGTCGCGGCTCACGGCTCAGACTACGTGATGTCGTACTCGTGGCTCACCGCCGAGGATTTCGACCGAATGAACCGGCTCCTCGAGGCAGATTCCTCAATCGATTCGTTCGAGTTGCTCTCCACGACGGACAGCGATACGAGGCTCTACCGGATGGGCTGGGGGGAGCGGATCGAACTCCTTATCCAGATCATGACCGAGCGGAATAGTGCGATCCTCTCGGCGGTCGCCTCTGAGGGGGAGTGGCACTTTCGAGTGCTGTTTCCAGAACGCGAGGCACTCTCTCGAGTGGCTGAATCCGCAGAGGAGCTGGATGCCCACCTCGAGGTCATCACGACCTATTCGATGGACGACGAACACGAGGGGCGCTTCGGTCTGAGCGACTCCCAGTACGAGCTGCTGGAACTCGCGACCGAGCGTGGCTACTACGACGTTCCACGGGAGGTCACACTGGAGGAACTCGCAGAGGAATTCGAGAGTACGCATCAGTCGCTTTCAGAGCGACTGCGTCGGGCAGAGAAGACACTGAACGTCAACACCGTCCTTCTTGGTGAGTTCGAGTGA
- a CDS encoding alpha/beta fold hydrolase, with protein MQTVQTNDIETYYVSHGDGPPVVFIHGMVMSTTMWEHQMEALSDAYTTIAYDVRGHGHTGSSDAKTYSINLFAADLDALLTALDIDRAVICGVSMGGAVAQAFAAAHPEKVAGLVLVDTFPTGPMPLTGRIALANIRVLSRLDRLVNYKTLNRWQLRVGQRLVPGISGDEETVQRLVEQAPTIPHKEFVKIADATARFPKADLDLSPLTVPTLSLHGEHLPSAFDVITERLINHLSNTDPIVYVVPGGGHASNLDDPEFVTSAIREFLTGHVYSDLARNVTHLEG; from the coding sequence ATGCAAACCGTTCAGACCAACGATATCGAGACGTACTACGTCAGCCATGGCGACGGGCCACCGGTCGTTTTCATCCACGGGATGGTCATGAGCACCACCATGTGGGAGCACCAGATGGAGGCTCTCAGCGACGCGTACACCACCATCGCTTACGACGTTCGAGGCCACGGACACACCGGCAGTTCCGACGCAAAGACATACTCTATCAACCTCTTCGCAGCTGATCTCGACGCACTGTTGACCGCGCTCGACATCGACCGGGCGGTCATCTGTGGCGTTTCGATGGGCGGCGCCGTCGCTCAAGCGTTCGCCGCAGCTCACCCGGAGAAGGTGGCTGGACTCGTCCTCGTCGATACCTTTCCGACCGGTCCGATGCCGTTGACCGGGCGGATCGCATTGGCGAACATCCGGGTGCTCAGTCGGCTGGACCGACTCGTCAATTACAAAACCCTGAACCGGTGGCAGCTTCGGGTCGGTCAACGACTCGTCCCAGGAATCTCGGGCGACGAGGAGACCGTCCAGCGTCTCGTTGAGCAAGCGCCGACGATACCCCATAAGGAGTTCGTCAAGATCGCTGACGCGACCGCACGGTTTCCGAAGGCCGACCTCGATCTTTCTCCACTTACAGTGCCGACGCTCAGTCTACACGGCGAACACCTCCCGTCGGCCTTCGATGTCATCACCGAGCGATTAATTAACCATCTTTCGAATACGGATCCCATCGTTTACGTTGTGCCCGGTGGCGGACACGCATCGAATCTCGACGATCCCGAGTTCGTCACATCGGCGATACGTGAGTTCCTCACTGGGCACGTCTACAGCGACTTAGCGAGGAATGTGACCCACCTGGAGGGGTAG
- a CDS encoding restriction endonuclease gives MGGHDMRSFTGTLVGAEKELFVSTGGFTSDAEMAAKSSSQRVTLVDRDGFIELLIHHYEDLESEYKAKVPLKRVYIPAQDPPIEG, from the coding sequence GTGGGCGGCCACGACATGCGCTCGTTCACCGGAACGCTCGTGGGTGCCGAGAAAGAGCTGTTCGTCTCGACGGGTGGGTTTACCAGTGACGCAGAAATGGCGGCGAAGAGTTCGAGCCAGCGCGTGACGCTCGTCGACCGCGACGGCTTCATCGAGCTGTTGATCCATCACTACGAAGATCTCGAATCGGAGTACAAGGCAAAGGTCCCGCTAAAGAGGGTGTATATCCCGGCACAGGACCCTCCGATCGAGGGGTAG
- a CDS encoding IS1595 family transposase, with amino-acid sequence MFPFELLSSEASAANLLQQVRWRDGLYCPRCQSESVIKHGSFREYQRYLCKDCDRTFNPKTGTIFAHAKIGLDKLLFAFYLLLRFNTSIRQLDAELDVSYRSLRRRVEQFARTLDAPAIDLVGPVEIDEVYVTAGLKGRERDSRSRSRGLSKRGRGSYAQDKPPVFTLVDRGSDQRYVVPAKSADESTVRLLLGDCEEESLTVYTDGFRAYDPLEEDENYQREAVIHSEGEYVDGDAHVNTCESHASLLRRWLSPHRGVSKDKLTPYLRAFQLRRRILRKPGQEALEEVVRTVL; translated from the coding sequence ATGTTCCCATTTGAATTGCTTAGCTCAGAGGCGAGCGCCGCGAACCTGCTACAGCAGGTTCGCTGGCGTGACGGCCTCTACTGCCCGCGCTGCCAGTCTGAGTCGGTGATCAAACACGGCAGCTTTCGAGAGTATCAGCGGTATCTCTGTAAGGATTGCGACCGCACGTTCAACCCAAAGACCGGCACGATCTTCGCGCACGCGAAGATCGGCCTCGATAAGCTCTTGTTCGCGTTCTACTTGTTGCTCCGGTTCAACACGAGTATCCGCCAACTTGACGCTGAACTTGACGTGTCGTATCGGTCGCTTCGGCGGCGCGTCGAGCAGTTCGCCAGAACGCTCGACGCGCCAGCCATCGATCTCGTGGGGCCCGTCGAAATCGACGAAGTCTACGTGACTGCGGGGTTGAAAGGCCGCGAGCGCGACTCCCGGTCGCGCTCGCGTGGGCTCTCGAAACGTGGTCGCGGAAGCTATGCTCAGGACAAGCCACCAGTGTTCACACTCGTTGATCGTGGTAGCGACCAGCGATACGTCGTCCCAGCGAAATCCGCTGATGAATCGACCGTTCGACTCCTCCTCGGCGACTGCGAGGAGGAGTCGCTCACTGTCTACACTGACGGATTTCGAGCATACGATCCACTCGAAGAGGACGAGAACTACCAGCGAGAAGCCGTGATTCATAGCGAGGGCGAATATGTCGATGGAGACGCACACGTGAACACCTGCGAGAGCCACGCGTCGCTTCTGCGACGGTGGCTCTCGCCCCATCGGGGCGTCTCAAAAGACAAGCTCACACCGTATCTCAGAGCGTTCCAGCTTCGCCGAAGAATCTTACGAAAACCCGGTCAAGAAGCTCTCGAAGAGGTCGTTCGAACTGTACTCTGA
- a CDS encoding HAD-IIA family hydrolase: MEGSFSLEDLNGIIIDIDGTVCRGDQPIQGASDAISIIQNRGIDTYFVTNNASKRRQYHAQKLKKAGINAEVESIITSGWIAIEFLKSRFKGKSILLIGEDPFKKDIVSNHLPLTTDPLEADILLVGLDTSFDYPKLSDALQALSNGATYVATNTDASRPSANRRVPSTGALLAAINTASGTEPDYITGKPSLIAIETCMEVLGIDDPSKWCVVGDRLETDVTFGKEAGMFSVLVLTGVHSRKSIEETGIKPNRVLQSLSEITDSC, translated from the coding sequence ATGGAAGGTTCGTTTTCCCTCGAAGATCTAAATGGAATAATCATCGATATTGACGGGACGGTTTGTCGTGGTGATCAACCGATCCAAGGAGCGAGCGATGCAATAAGCATCATACAAAATCGTGGTATTGATACATATTTTGTGACAAATAATGCTAGTAAAAGGCGTCAGTATCACGCTCAGAAACTAAAGAAAGCAGGAATTAACGCTGAGGTGGAATCTATCATTACGTCAGGATGGATAGCGATTGAGTTCTTGAAATCCAGATTTAAGGGGAAGTCAATTTTGCTAATAGGTGAGGACCCATTCAAGAAGGATATCGTCTCAAACCATCTTCCTCTTACTACAGATCCATTGGAAGCCGATATTCTTCTGGTGGGATTAGATACCAGTTTTGATTATCCGAAACTTTCCGACGCTCTTCAAGCCCTTTCCAATGGTGCAACATATGTCGCAACGAATACAGACGCTTCTCGTCCATCAGCGAATCGTCGGGTACCGAGCACTGGGGCACTCTTAGCTGCAATTAATACAGCAAGTGGTACCGAACCTGATTATATTACGGGGAAGCCATCTTTGATAGCGATAGAGACCTGTATGGAAGTTCTTGGTATTGATGATCCATCTAAATGGTGTGTTGTTGGTGATCGGCTTGAGACAGATGTGACATTTGGTAAAGAAGCAGGAATGTTTTCAGTTTTAGTGCTAACAGGTGTTCACTCTCGAAAAAGTATAGAAGAGACAGGGATTAAACCGAACCGCGTTCTCCAATCGCTCTCTGAAATCACTGACAGTTGTTAG
- a CDS encoding SDR family NAD(P)-dependent oxidoreductase yields the protein MGELDGETVMVTGASRGLGRSMSLRFAREGANVALLARGREDLEAVADVADGETLVVPTDVTDGSEVEDAVGTVLDTHGELTCLVNNAGIGQLTLHDELRETVDVEEADWRAILDVNLTGVFLCSKHALPPMLEAGRGSVINVSSGLGRRALPGWGPYVTSKWGLEGFTRTLAMECEDRLTVNGLDPGGRVETAFWDHLPDEERGDVLSADVMDDAAVLLAAQPPDGITGESLPAEEWEERLADRTG from the coding sequence ATGGGAGAACTCGACGGGGAGACGGTGATGGTGACCGGTGCGAGCCGCGGACTCGGGCGGTCGATGTCGCTTCGGTTCGCGAGGGAGGGCGCGAACGTCGCGCTGCTCGCGCGCGGCCGCGAGGACCTGGAGGCGGTCGCCGACGTCGCGGACGGAGAGACGCTCGTCGTCCCGACCGACGTCACCGACGGGAGCGAGGTGGAGGACGCGGTCGGGACGGTGCTCGACACCCACGGCGAGCTGACCTGTCTCGTGAACAACGCGGGGATCGGCCAGCTGACGCTCCACGACGAACTCAGGGAGACGGTCGACGTCGAGGAAGCGGACTGGCGTGCGATCCTCGACGTGAACCTGACGGGCGTCTTCCTCTGTTCGAAACACGCGCTCCCGCCGATGCTCGAGGCGGGACGGGGGAGTGTGATCAACGTCTCATCCGGTCTCGGCCGGCGGGCGCTGCCGGGCTGGGGGCCGTACGTCACCTCGAAGTGGGGGCTCGAGGGGTTCACCCGGACGCTCGCGATGGAGTGCGAGGACCGACTCACCGTCAACGGGCTGGATCCCGGCGGCCGCGTCGAGACGGCGTTCTGGGACCACCTGCCGGACGAGGAGCGAGGGGACGTGCTCTCCGCGGACGTGATGGACGACGCGGCGGTCCTGCTCGCCGCCCAGCCGCCCGACGGGATCACCGGCGAGTCGCTCCCCGCCGAGGAGTGGGAGGAGCGACTCGCCGACCGAACGGGGTAG
- a CDS encoding tyrosine-type recombinase/integrase, producing MDTLRVFIRWCESLDAVPVDLSVKVVSPTLSDKEKSRDEMLDADVAEMILEKLSLYEFASPRHVCFVLMWHCLLRRGAVRALDFEDYDSGEMALEVRHRAETGTPIKNKHRGERYVALSPEVCTVLDAWLADRRPEATDEYERVPFLSTVHGRAHLTTIQSYAYSLTRPCEYTNECPHHRSISSCDAAQMRSAAHGCPSSVSPHCIRRGAITHWLSSDVPDSVVSERANVSIGVIEDHYDRRTERKKMEQRRRYLSQV from the coding sequence ATGGACACGCTGCGGGTGTTCATTCGGTGGTGCGAGTCCCTCGACGCCGTTCCGGTCGACCTCTCGGTCAAGGTCGTCTCACCGACGCTGTCGGACAAGGAGAAATCGCGAGATGAGATGCTCGACGCTGATGTCGCCGAGATGATTCTGGAGAAACTCTCGTTGTACGAGTTCGCCTCGCCTCGACATGTCTGCTTCGTACTGATGTGGCACTGCTTACTTCGGCGCGGGGCTGTTCGAGCACTGGACTTCGAGGATTACGATTCCGGTGAGATGGCACTCGAAGTCAGACATCGTGCTGAGACGGGCACGCCGATCAAGAACAAGCACCGAGGAGAACGCTACGTAGCGCTCTCGCCTGAAGTGTGTACTGTCCTCGATGCGTGGCTCGCCGACCGACGCCCAGAGGCGACCGATGAGTACGAGCGAGTGCCATTTTTATCGACTGTCCACGGGAGAGCCCATCTCACTACGATTCAATCGTACGCGTATTCGCTTACCCGGCCCTGCGAGTATACGAACGAGTGTCCCCATCATCGCTCGATTTCGAGCTGCGACGCAGCGCAGATGCGGAGTGCAGCCCATGGGTGTCCTTCCTCTGTCTCGCCCCACTGTATCCGTCGGGGCGCGATCACGCACTGGCTCTCATCCGATGTGCCTGATTCGGTCGTCAGTGAACGAGCGAACGTCTCGATTGGCGTCATCGAGGACCACTACGACAGGCGGACCGAACGGAAGAAAATGGAGCAGCGGCGGCGATACCTCTCTCAAGTATAG
- a CDS encoding helix-turn-helix domain-containing protein — MSIDIDRFEEGDPEELEEVSNPERVIAFLFENEDRAWKATEIVRRTGVNENSIHPVLSRLEERGLVRHKGPYWAITDDTDRLRRAYDLHRVTQLFDELYGEEDRDEWVEASDRATE; from the coding sequence ATGTCCATCGATATCGATCGCTTCGAAGAGGGCGATCCAGAGGAACTGGAAGAGGTGAGCAATCCGGAGCGAGTGATCGCGTTCCTCTTCGAGAACGAGGATCGCGCCTGGAAGGCGACGGAGATCGTCCGGCGAACGGGGGTCAACGAGAACTCGATCCACCCCGTCCTCTCGCGACTCGAAGAGCGCGGTCTCGTCAGGCACAAAGGGCCCTACTGGGCGATCACCGACGACACCGACCGGCTCCGACGTGCCTACGACCTCCACAGGGTGACCCAGCTCTTCGACGAACTGTACGGCGAGGAAGACCGTGACGAGTGGGTAGAGGCGAGCGATCGAGCGACCGAATGA
- a CDS encoding bacterio-opsin activator domain-containing protein: protein MRGPGRRVAGDGGSVASRDHLGDRFYQFAETIGEVLWMTDFPKREILYVNPAYEEVWDRSREELYADPTAYLEAVHPRDREGLREAIHESPEFDVEYRIVRPDGETRWIRDRAAPITDDAGEVTHAVGLATDITDQRTVERALRAEHELNERIIETTPVGIVVVDGGEITYANDRASEVLGETPEDRVEELFPALWSDDAGDRERVRRFERELERPDGRRRLVQVNAATLHDGEETTGAVYAFEDVTKRRQRERTLVALHEATQWMMRAETPDEVAEVVTDAATEILGFSLVGVYRFDEEEYALIPRAVSSDVPETFERIPVFRGDDSLAWDAFVEGELAVYDDIRAIKEVSNELPVRSQLVVPIGTHGILITGSPEVAAFGEEDVRLAQVLAANTEAALERADRELELRERERELRRANAELERLTHLTGIIREVTSALVGASTREGVIDAVCDRLAAAEPYRAAWIGEYDPTTETIELRGWDGVGDPPAPSIDVGGDGPPTPATEAVRRGETRVVDDLLEERRYGSRRSEALSLGYRTIAAVPITHRDHRYGVLVVYARGPTMGARERAVLTELGETVGYALDAITTRLALVSDSRTEVVFGVSDPSLLYVRLATETRGRIDHRGTVVRSDGTDLLFVTVSGVDGDRLRSALESDPAVESVRIIADDGEELLVELSVERSFVHQVTDHGGRVRSFSAEGGRGTLTIELPTGSDVRAFADTFVERHPSAELLGRRDLETGLRSRSSRRSEPVGDLTDRQFEILQAAYHAGFFDSPRRHTGTEIAEQLGIDQSTFHRTIRTAQRSVFDALLD from the coding sequence ATGCGCGGACCGGGGCGGAGGGTGGCGGGAGACGGCGGCTCGGTGGCGAGCCGCGACCACCTCGGGGACCGTTTCTACCAGTTCGCCGAGACCATTGGGGAGGTCCTCTGGATGACCGACTTCCCGAAACGGGAGATCCTCTACGTCAACCCGGCCTACGAGGAGGTCTGGGACCGCTCCCGCGAGGAGCTCTACGCCGACCCGACCGCGTACCTGGAGGCGGTCCACCCACGCGACAGGGAGGGGCTCCGGGAGGCGATCCACGAGAGCCCCGAGTTCGACGTGGAGTACCGGATCGTCCGGCCGGACGGCGAGACGCGGTGGATCCGCGACCGGGCGGCGCCGATCACCGACGACGCGGGCGAGGTGACCCACGCCGTCGGGCTCGCGACCGATATCACCGACCAGCGGACGGTCGAACGGGCGCTGCGTGCCGAACACGAGCTGAACGAACGGATCATCGAGACCACCCCCGTCGGTATCGTCGTCGTCGACGGCGGCGAGATCACCTACGCGAACGACCGCGCGAGCGAGGTGCTCGGCGAGACGCCCGAGGACCGGGTCGAGGAGCTCTTCCCGGCGCTGTGGTCCGACGACGCCGGTGACCGCGAACGGGTCCGGCGGTTCGAACGGGAGTTAGAGCGCCCCGACGGCCGGCGACGGCTCGTTCAGGTGAACGCCGCCACGCTCCACGACGGCGAGGAGACGACCGGTGCGGTCTACGCGTTCGAGGACGTCACGAAGCGAAGACAGCGCGAACGGACGCTCGTCGCGCTCCACGAGGCGACCCAGTGGATGATGCGCGCCGAGACCCCCGACGAGGTCGCCGAGGTGGTGACCGACGCCGCGACCGAGATCCTCGGCTTCTCGCTCGTCGGCGTCTACCGGTTCGACGAAGAGGAGTACGCGCTGATCCCCCGGGCTGTCTCCTCGGACGTCCCGGAGACGTTCGAGCGGATCCCGGTCTTCCGCGGCGACGACTCGCTCGCGTGGGACGCGTTCGTCGAGGGCGAACTCGCGGTCTACGACGACATCAGGGCGATCAAGGAGGTGTCGAACGAGCTCCCGGTCCGGAGCCAGCTGGTCGTCCCGATCGGCACGCACGGGATCCTCATCACCGGCTCGCCGGAGGTCGCCGCGTTCGGCGAGGAGGACGTTCGGCTCGCGCAGGTGCTCGCGGCGAACACCGAGGCCGCTCTGGAGCGCGCCGACCGCGAACTCGAACTCAGAGAGCGCGAGCGAGAGCTCCGCCGGGCGAACGCCGAACTCGAACGGCTGACCCACCTCACGGGGATCATCCGCGAGGTGACGAGTGCGCTCGTCGGGGCGAGCACGCGCGAGGGGGTGATCGACGCGGTTTGCGACCGGCTCGCGGCGGCCGAGCCGTACCGCGCGGCGTGGATCGGGGAGTACGACCCGACGACGGAGACGATCGAGCTCCGGGGCTGGGACGGCGTGGGCGACCCCCCGGCCCCGTCGATCGACGTCGGCGGTGACGGACCGCCCACGCCTGCGACCGAGGCGGTCCGCCGGGGCGAGACACGGGTGGTCGACGACCTGCTCGAGGAGCGGCGCTACGGCTCGCGGCGGTCGGAGGCCCTCTCTCTCGGCTACCGGACGATCGCCGCGGTGCCGATCACCCACCGCGACCATCGGTACGGCGTGCTCGTCGTCTACGCCCGCGGGCCGACGATGGGCGCGCGCGAGCGGGCGGTGCTCACCGAACTCGGCGAGACCGTCGGCTACGCGCTCGACGCGATCACGACCCGCCTCGCGCTGGTGAGTGACAGCCGGACGGAGGTCGTCTTCGGCGTCTCGGACCCCTCGCTGCTCTACGTCAGGCTCGCGACCGAGACCCGCGGCCGGATCGACCACCGGGGGACCGTCGTCAGGTCGGACGGGACCGATCTGCTGTTCGTGACCGTCTCCGGTGTCGACGGCGATCGTCTCCGGTCGGCCCTCGAGTCGGATCCGGCCGTCGAGAGCGTGCGGATCATCGCCGACGACGGCGAGGAGCTCCTGGTGGAGCTCTCGGTCGAGCGCTCGTTCGTCCACCAGGTGACCGACCACGGGGGCCGGGTTCGGTCGTTCTCGGCCGAGGGGGGACGCGGAACGCTCACCATCGAACTCCCGACCGGGAGCGACGTACGGGCGTTCGCCGACACGTTCGTCGAGCGCCACCCCTCGGCGGAGCTCCTCGGACGGCGCGACCTCGAGACCGGGCTTCGTTCCCGTTCCTCGCGTCGGTCCGAACCCGTCGGCGACCTCACCGACCGCCAGTTCGAGATCCTCCAGGCTGCCTACCACGCGGGCTTCTTCGACTCCCCACGCAGGCACACCGGCACGG
- a CDS encoding universal stress protein, translating to MALYERILVPTDGSEATTATLAHALSIAADHDAEVHALSVIDTRITRSAPDEGREGVERALETEAESAVGSVRDEATAAGLEATTEVRRGRPDREILAVAEEIGADLIVIGAHGKTPREKLATMGSVSERVVDGADRPVLVVRGE from the coding sequence ATGGCGCTCTACGAACGGATACTGGTCCCGACCGACGGGAGCGAGGCGACGACGGCGACGCTGGCACACGCGCTCTCGATCGCGGCCGATCACGACGCCGAGGTCCACGCGCTCTCGGTGATCGACACCCGGATCACCCGATCGGCCCCCGACGAGGGCCGCGAGGGCGTCGAACGCGCCCTCGAGACCGAAGCGGAGTCGGCCGTCGGTTCGGTGAGGGACGAGGCGACGGCGGCGGGCCTGGAGGCGACGACGGAGGTCAGACGGGGCCGACCGGACCGGGAGATACTCGCCGTCGCGGAGGAGATCGGAGCCGATCTGATCGTGATCGGAGCTCACGGAAAGACCCCCCGGGAGAAGCTCGCGACGATGGGGAGCGTCTCCGAACGGGTCGTCGACGGCGCGGACCGTCCGGTGCTCGTCGTCAGAGGCGAGTAG
- a CDS encoding Lrp/AsnC family transcriptional regulator, which produces MVRELDDVDRGILHMLQLEARETTAQEIADTVGVSPSTIRNRIDQLETDGVIRGYHPEIDYEEANLPLQILFICSAPATERSELAEDVMEVHGVVDLRELMTGRRNLHIDVVGTSTKDITRITNAIHELGLQIESSEFLQQRRRQPFNHFHFVGDDS; this is translated from the coding sequence ATGGTCAGGGAGTTAGACGACGTCGACAGGGGCATCCTGCACATGCTCCAGCTCGAAGCACGGGAGACGACGGCCCAGGAGATCGCCGACACGGTCGGCGTCTCGCCCAGCACGATCAGAAACCGGATCGACCAGCTCGAAACCGACGGCGTGATCAGGGGCTATCACCCGGAGATCGACTACGAGGAGGCGAACCTTCCCCTCCAGATACTGTTCATCTGTAGCGCGCCCGCGACCGAACGCTCGGAGCTGGCCGAGGACGTGATGGAGGTCCACGGGGTGGTCGATCTCCGCGAGCTGATGACCGGACGGCGAAACCTGCACATCGATGTCGTCGGGACGAGTACGAAAGACATCACCCGGATCACCAACGCGATCCACGAACTCGGCCTCCAGATCGAGAGCTCGGAGTTCCTCCAGCAGCGACGGAGACAGCCGTTCAACCACTTCCATTTCGTGGGAGACGATTCGTAG
- a CDS encoding C45 family peptidase produces the protein MTEFERIVLRGEPYDRGYEHGERLSGAVAANVETYTQRFDHEGVDLETLRDGAERYVGQIERENPSYAAEMRGIAEGSGVSLTDVATLNVRWEVLYPAWKEGIEGTDATYGATEPPVDGCTSFGVRAPATADDACYVGQNWDWLSPIAETIFLVELRREDAPDALYMTEAGIVGGKVGLNEHGIGLAVNGLISTEDGRNEFERPYHVRFREVLDADRFDDALRPVVETDRVCSANVLLGHAAGEIIDLEAAPSRVGPLYPEEGVLTHSNHFVSGVAESVNERRGPSTLYRAARLRRLLSESDGALGEEEIGEALRDHFSYPASICKHVDTDLPEEEYGQTNASLILDLGERRILAVRGPPCEGEYREYKL, from the coding sequence ATGACCGAGTTCGAGCGGATCGTCCTCCGCGGCGAGCCCTACGACCGCGGCTACGAGCACGGCGAGCGCCTCTCCGGGGCGGTCGCGGCGAACGTCGAGACGTACACGCAGCGCTTCGATCACGAGGGAGTCGACCTCGAGACCCTCCGCGACGGCGCGGAGCGGTACGTCGGGCAGATAGAGCGCGAGAACCCCTCGTACGCGGCGGAGATGCGCGGGATCGCGGAGGGAAGCGGGGTTTCGCTCACCGACGTCGCGACGCTGAACGTCCGCTGGGAGGTGCTCTACCCCGCGTGGAAGGAGGGGATCGAGGGAACGGACGCGACGTACGGAGCGACGGAGCCACCGGTCGACGGCTGTACCAGCTTCGGGGTTCGGGCACCGGCGACCGCAGACGACGCGTGTTACGTCGGTCAGAACTGGGACTGGCTCTCGCCGATCGCGGAGACGATCTTCCTCGTCGAACTCCGGCGCGAGGACGCCCCCGACGCGCTCTACATGACGGAGGCGGGGATCGTCGGGGGGAAGGTCGGGCTGAACGAACACGGGATCGGGCTGGCGGTGAACGGACTGATCTCGACCGAAGACGGGAGAAACGAGTTCGAGAGGCCGTACCACGTCCGGTTCCGCGAGGTGCTCGACGCGGATCGGTTCGACGACGCGCTCAGGCCGGTCGTCGAGACCGATCGGGTCTGTTCGGCGAACGTGCTGCTCGGCCACGCGGCGGGCGAGATCATCGACCTGGAGGCAGCCCCGAGCCGGGTCGGCCCGCTCTACCCGGAGGAGGGGGTGCTCACCCACTCGAACCACTTCGTCTCCGGCGTCGCCGAGAGCGTCAACGAACGCCGGGGGCCGAGCACGCTCTACCGGGCCGCTCGGCTGCGTCGGCTGCTTTCCGAGAGCGACGGGGCGCTCGGCGAGGAGGAGATCGGCGAGGCGCTCCGCGATCACTTCTCGTACCCGGCGAGCATCTGCAAGCACGTCGATACGGACCTCCCCGAGGAGGAGTACGGCCAGACGAACGCGAGCCTGATCCTGGACCTCGGAGAGCGCCGGATCCTCGCGGTGCGGGGCCCACCCTGTGAGGGGGAATACCGCGAGTACAAGCTCTGA
- a CDS encoding TrmB family transcriptional regulator — MNERSTQQQAVELLQELGLKQYEAACFVALSRLPSGTAKQISEISEVPRTRIYDAIRVLEGKGLVEVQRSNPQRFRAVPIAEAAETLRNEYEDRSNRLAETLADLDSAVPDEGNPELTHDVWALSGESSIANRTIQLVDGADSEIVLVVGHEDVLTPELVDLLQHARQRGLSVFIGTATEELRDLVRSEIPEAEVFVSGLDWLRSSPIDSQDTTTISRLVLIDREAILVSSMSGTNGGGAVTEKAVFGDGFDNGIVVIARRLMATGLGPDGKLGRFPT; from the coding sequence ATGAATGAACGATCTACACAGCAACAGGCGGTCGAGCTACTGCAGGAACTCGGACTCAAACAGTACGAAGCGGCCTGCTTCGTGGCGCTCTCGCGGCTCCCGAGCGGTACGGCGAAGCAGATCAGCGAGATCTCGGAGGTGCCCCGGACCCGGATCTACGACGCGATCAGGGTCCTCGAGGGGAAGGGGCTCGTCGAGGTCCAGCGCTCGAATCCACAGCGGTTCCGCGCCGTTCCGATCGCCGAGGCGGCCGAGACGCTCCGCAACGAGTACGAAGACCGCTCGAACCGGCTCGCGGAGACGCTCGCGGACCTCGATTCGGCCGTCCCCGACGAGGGCAATCCCGAGCTGACGCACGACGTCTGGGCGCTCTCCGGCGAGAGCTCGATCGCCAACCGGACGATCCAGCTCGTCGACGGCGCCGACAGCGAGATCGTCCTGGTCGTCGGCCACGAGGACGTCCTCACGCCGGAGCTGGTGGATCTCCTCCAACACGCTCGACAGCGGGGGCTCTCCGTGTTCATCGGGACGGCCACCGAGGAGCTCCGCGACCTGGTTCGATCCGAGATCCCCGAGGCGGAGGTGTTCGTCTCGGGACTCGACTGGTTGCGCAGCTCCCCCATCGACAGCCAGGACACGACGACGATCAGCCGGCTCGTGCTGATCGATCGGGAGGCGATCCTCGTGAGTTCGATGAGCGGGACGAACGGCGGCGGCGCGGTGACCGAGAAAGCGGTGTTCGGGGACGGCTTCGACAACGGGATCGTGGTGATCGCCCGGCGACTCATGGCGACGGGGCTGGGGCCGGACGGCAAACTCGGCAGGTTTCCCACCTAG